One segment of Streptomyces bathyalis DNA contains the following:
- a CDS encoding class I SAM-dependent methyltransferase — protein MPLTSKSLPEYWDTYKPHKGDGTPSAPAVDSFEWTQYPGHGPGAGFIGEPRTALELGSAEGKEAVFLARTGVEVTALDFSPAQTARARLWWEGTPGLSFVTAEACDYLAETTATFDAIFSRWGAVWFTDPERLVPLVRRRLNPGGVLALSQAEPIEGFYGPQAMYGNGLSGRRLTVLRWSYSTEMWADLLERNGFTGIDACVLPAPDPDNVGTLMVRAKVPAPASAPTPAPAPAKRRRQAR, from the coding sequence ATGCCTCTCACGTCGAAGAGCCTCCCCGAGTACTGGGACACCTACAAGCCGCACAAGGGGGACGGGACGCCGTCCGCCCCCGCTGTCGACTCGTTCGAGTGGACGCAGTACCCCGGGCACGGCCCTGGAGCGGGCTTCATCGGAGAGCCGCGCACGGCCTTGGAGTTGGGCTCAGCCGAAGGGAAGGAGGCCGTCTTCCTCGCCCGTACGGGAGTCGAGGTGACCGCGCTCGACTTCTCGCCCGCGCAGACCGCACGCGCGCGGCTGTGGTGGGAGGGCACCCCCGGGCTCTCCTTCGTCACCGCGGAGGCCTGCGACTATCTCGCGGAGACGACGGCGACGTTCGACGCAATCTTCTCGCGGTGGGGCGCCGTCTGGTTCACCGACCCCGAGCGGCTGGTGCCGCTGGTGCGCCGCCGGCTCAACCCCGGTGGTGTGCTTGCCCTTTCGCAGGCCGAGCCCATCGAGGGCTTCTACGGTCCCCAGGCGATGTACGGCAACGGCCTCAGCGGGCGCCGGCTGACGGTGCTGCGCTGGTCGTACTCCACCGAGATGTGGGCGGACCTGCTGGAGCGCAACGGCTTCACGGGCATCGACGCGTGCGTCCTGCCCGCGCCCGACCCGGACAACGTGGGGACGCTGATGGTCCGCGCGAAGGTCCCGGCCCCCGCGTCGGCGCCGACCCCGGCGCCGGCGCCCGCGAAGCGGCGTCGCCAGGCGCGTTGA